The genomic segment GCGGAGCGGTTGCCGGGAAAGGGTCTTTTTATCGGTGAAAAGGGGGAAATATTGGGCAGGCACGAGGGGTATCCCTTTTATACGATAGGCCAACGGCGCGGGCTGGGGATTCATCTCAATCGTGCCGTATTTGTGAAGGAAGTCAGGACAGCGACGAACGAGGTGGTACTTGCACCGCTCGCTTCCCTGTATAAGGACGAAATGCTGCTGAAAGATTGGAACCTCGTCAGTGAGCAACGGGTGTTGGGCATGGAAACGGTCATCGTGAAGATACGCTATCGCAAGCAGGCGAACCGTTGCAGGGTGGCTCTGATGGCGGACGGATGCCTGAGGGTGTCGTTGCTGGAGCCTTTGGAGGCTATCGCTCCGGGGCAGGCCGCCGCTTTCTATGATGCGGACGGCTTGCTGTTGGGCGGTGGTATCATTCTTTGAAATTCAGTTTCAGCATTTCCTCGATGTACTCTCTTGTATTGCTGAGGCGGGGAACCTTGTGCTGTCCGCCGAGTTTGCCTTTGCTGTCCAGCCAGTCGTGGAACAGGTTCTTGCGGGCCACGATTATCTCCAACGGCTGTAAGGCCAGGTCGTTTTGCCGTTTGGCCTCATAGTCGGAATTTACTTCTTTGAGGGTGTCGTCCAGTATCTTGGCAAACTTCTCCAGGCTATCCGGCATCCGGGCGAACTCAACCAGCCACTGGTGGCGGCATTTGGCGTGCTCGTCCATAAAGACAGGAGCCGCGGAATAGTCTATGATCTGCGCTCCGGTGGCTGCACAGGCTTTGTTCAGGCCTTTCTCGGCATTCTCCACAATCAGCTCTTCGCCAAAAGCGTTGATGAAGTGCTTCGTGCGGCCGGTAATGACAAATTTGTAGGGGCGGTTGCCGGTGAACTTCACTGTGTCCCCGATCATATAACGCCATAGTCCGGCGGAAGTGGAGATGACCATTGCGTAGTTTTTGTTCAGCTCTACCTCTTCCAGACAACAGATGCGCGGATTCTCCTTGCCGACATCTTCCAGGGGAATGAATTCATAGAAGATGCCGTAGTCAATCATCAGCAGCATGGCAGGGTCGTTCGGGTCGTTTTGCGTGCCGAAATAGCCTTCGGATGCATTGTACGTTTCCACATAATGCATCTTGGAACTTTTGATGATTTGCTTATATTGCTCCCGGTAAGGAGTGAAAGCTACTCCGCCATGGAAGAATACTTCCAGATTGGGCCATACTTCTTCCAGCGACTGCTTGCCGGTTTTCTCCAGTATGTGTTTGATGAGCACCAGCATCCAGGAGGGCACTCCCGAGAGGTTGGTGACATTGGTGTGGAGCGTGCTGTTGGCTATTGCTTCCATCTTGGACTCAAAATCACTCATCAGGGCGATCTTCTTGCTCGGCACGCGGATGTAATTCACCAGCGGGTGTACATTCTGTATCAGTATGGCGGATAAATCGCCCACCAGACTGTGGTTGGAATTCAGGTTCGGGCTGTGGCTGCCGCCGAGAATGAGGCCTTTCCCTGAGAAGAAGCGGCTTTCCGGGTTCTGCCCCAGATAGATGGCGACGGCGTCTTTGCCGCCCTGATAGTGGGTGTCCTGCAGGGACTCTTTGCTGACCGGCAGGAATTTGCTTTTATCATTGGTTGTTCCCGAAGACTTGGCAAACCAGCGTATTTCCGAGGGCCATAGCAGGTTCTGCTCGCCGGCCCGCAGACGGGCTACGTAAGGCTTGATCTCTTCGTAGGTTTGTATGGGAAGACGTTTCTTGAAATCTTCATAAGTACGGATGGAAGCGTAATCGTATTTCTTGCCCCATTCCGTATTGGCGGCCATACGTATCAGGCGGTGCATGACGCCTGCCTGCAGTTCGCTTGCATGGTCGGTGTATCGTTCGATTTCTTTCAGGCGGGGGGCGAAGTATACTTTGTTCAGAAATTTTGTAATATTCATCGTTCTTATTGAAATCTGTATTTAATGCGCAAAAGTAATCTTATTTATCGGCATCTCTATCTTTTTTCTCTTTTTTTTCTATCTTTACGTCCGTATAGGAGAAAAGAACCGTAATTTAAACTAAAACATTATGAGAATCGGTATTTTGACTTCAGGAGGGGACTGTCCCGGTATCAATGCGACTATTCGTGGCGTATGCAAAACCGCTATCAACCACTATGGAATGGAGGTGATAGGTATTCATAGCGGCTTTCAAGGATTATTGACAAAAGATGTGGAGTCGTTTACGGATAAGTCCTTGTCGGGATTGCTGAACCTGGGCGGTACAATGCTGGGAACCTCCCGCGAAAAGCCGTTCAAGAAGCATGGAGTGGTGTCCGATGTGGATAAACCTGCTTTGATAGAGAAGAACGTCAAAGAACTGGGGCTGGACTGTATTGTGTGCATTGGCGGCAACGGTACGCAGAAAACCGCCGCTAAACTGGCTGCCAGAGGACTGAACATCGTTTCCGTTCCCAAGACCATCGATAATGATATTTGGGGGACTGATTTCTCCTTCGGCTTTGACTCTGCCGTCAGCATCGCTACGGATGCCATAGACCGGCTTCACTCCACTGCCAGTTCGCACAAACGGGTGATGGTGATAGAGGTAATGGGACACAAAGCCGGGTGGATTGCATTGTATTCCGGCATGGCGGGAGGAGGCGATGTGATCCTGATTCCCGAACTTTCCTATAATATCCACAATATCGGAGATACAATCCTGAACCGCTTGAAAAGAGGGAAACCCTATTCTATCGTAGTGGTGGCGGAGGGCATCCAGACTGACGGCAGGAAGCGTGCTGCTGAGTATATCGCGCAGGAGATTGAATACGAAACGGGTATTGAGACGCGTGAAACCGTTCTGGGGTATATTCAGCGTGGAGGTTCGCCTACGCCTTTTGACCGTAATCTGTCGACCCGCATGGGAGGTCATGCTACGGAGCTGATTGCAGGAGCGCGGTTCGGGCGTATGGTGACTCTGAAAGGAAATGAAATATCCTCGGCGCCTTTGGAAGAGATAGCCGGAAAACTTAAGTTAGTGACCGAGGAACATGATTTAGTTGTTCAAGGCAAGCGTATGGGAATCTGCTTCGGATAGCTTCTCTGTTGCGTCTGTTGCGTTTTCTTCCGCTGCCGTATTTTCTTCTATCATGTGG from the Bacteroides eggerthii genome contains:
- a CDS encoding GH3 auxin-responsive promoter family protein, coding for MNITKFLNKVYFAPRLKEIERYTDHASELQAGVMHRLIRMAANTEWGKKYDYASIRTYEDFKKRLPIQTYEEIKPYVARLRAGEQNLLWPSEIRWFAKSSGTTNDKSKFLPVSKESLQDTHYQGGKDAVAIYLGQNPESRFFSGKGLILGGSHSPNLNSNHSLVGDLSAILIQNVHPLVNYIRVPSKKIALMSDFESKMEAIANSTLHTNVTNLSGVPSWMLVLIKHILEKTGKQSLEEVWPNLEVFFHGGVAFTPYREQYKQIIKSSKMHYVETYNASEGYFGTQNDPNDPAMLLMIDYGIFYEFIPLEDVGKENPRICCLEEVELNKNYAMVISTSAGLWRYMIGDTVKFTGNRPYKFVITGRTKHFINAFGEELIVENAEKGLNKACAATGAQIIDYSAAPVFMDEHAKCRHQWLVEFARMPDSLEKFAKILDDTLKEVNSDYEAKRQNDLALQPLEIIVARKNLFHDWLDSKGKLGGQHKVPRLSNTREYIEEMLKLNFKE
- a CDS encoding ATP-dependent 6-phosphofructokinase gives rise to the protein MRIGILTSGGDCPGINATIRGVCKTAINHYGMEVIGIHSGFQGLLTKDVESFTDKSLSGLLNLGGTMLGTSREKPFKKHGVVSDVDKPALIEKNVKELGLDCIVCIGGNGTQKTAAKLAARGLNIVSVPKTIDNDIWGTDFSFGFDSAVSIATDAIDRLHSTASSHKRVMVIEVMGHKAGWIALYSGMAGGGDVILIPELSYNIHNIGDTILNRLKRGKPYSIVVVAEGIQTDGRKRAAEYIAQEIEYETGIETRETVLGYIQRGGSPTPFDRNLSTRMGGHATELIAGARFGRMVTLKGNEISSAPLEEIAGKLKLVTEEHDLVVQGKRMGICFG